In a genomic window of Magnolia sinica isolate HGM2019 chromosome 16, MsV1, whole genome shotgun sequence:
- the LOC131229113 gene encoding transcription factor bHLH74-like isoform X1: MGAGNNGEFGLEQRNLDCQSFGVSPQFEKVGEMTMNSDSFFVTSWDPIVSMVEDIGCKGSMGSHHQTDLAPYDVGMLGSPSHLVEYPSGAGFGKLTQRWEGSDHGMPNLEHRPISDDRNVGSSPTGNKRKRMPESHTIDSPSQLDSIQKDVPHAATESSKERDEKKQKSEQNPSASTRKLTSKQARDHSKNGDSPNEDYIHVRARRGQATNSHSLAERVRREKISERMKFLQDLVPGCNKITGKAVMLDEIINYVQSLQRQVEFLSMKLAAVNPELNFNIERILSKEILYSQGGGSAVLGFCHGMNTSHPDLNAPIQGAIQSEMGICSIENSRNMLKATNSQFSAMAQIPNVWDGELQGIVQMGFGFNIPPDSHELHGRMKAEL; encoded by the exons ATGGGTGCAGGCAATAATGGTGAATTTGGGTTGGAACAGAGAAAtctggattgtcaatctttcggGGTGTCTCCGCAGTTTGAAAAAGTTGGTGAAATGACGATGAACTCGGATTCGTTCTTTGTTACCAGCTGGGATCCGATTGTTTCGATGGTGGAGGATATTGGTTGTAAAGGGTCAATGGGTTCTCATCATCAGACAGATCTGGCTCCTTATGATGTTGGTATGCTTGGAAGCCCCTCTCACCTTGTTGAGTATCCATCTGGTGCTGGTTTCGGGAAGCTAACTCAAAGATGGGAGGGTTCTGATCATGGCATGCCCAACCTAGAGCACCGCCCAATTTCAGATGACAGGAATGTGGGGTCGTCGCCTACTGGGAATAAGAGAAAAAGGATGCCTGAGAGTCACACAATCGACTCCCCTTCTCAACTCGACAGCATTCAG AAAGATGTTCCACATGCTGCAACTGAAAGTTCGAAAGAGAGAGACGAAAAGAAACAGAAGAGTGAACAGAATCCAAGCGCAAGCACACGGAAGCTGACCTCAAAACAAGCCAGGGACCATTCCAAGAACGGGGATTCTCCAAACGAAGATTATATTCATGTGAGGGCCAGGCGAGGCCAGGCAACCAATAGCCACAGCCTTGCAGAAAGA GTGAGAAGAGAAAAGATTAGTGAGCGAATGAAATTTCTTCAAGACCTTGTTCCGGGATGCAATAAG ATTACTGGCAAGGCAGTGATGCTTGATGAGATTATTAACTACGTCCAATCACTGCAACGGCAGGTTGAG TTTCTGTCAATGAAGCTTGCCGCAGTCAACCCGGAATTGAACTTCAACATAGAAAGGATTCTCTCAAAAGAA ATTCTCTATTCGCAAGGTGGTGGATCTGCTGTTCTTGGATTTTGCCATGGAATGAATACCTCCCACCCTGATTTGAATGCACCAATCCAAGGGGCCATACAATCAGAAATGGGAATCTGCAGTATCGAGAATTCAAGAAACATGCTGAAAGCGACCAACTCCCAGTTTTCTGCCATGGCTCAA ATACCAAATGTATGGGATGGTGAGCTTCAAGGCATTGTTCAGATGGGCTTCGGCTTCAACATTCCTCCTGACAGTCATGAACTGCATG GTCGCATGAAGGCGGAGCTTTGA
- the LOC131229113 gene encoding transcription factor bHLH74-like isoform X2 has product MTMNSDSFFVTSWDPIVSMVEDIGCKGSMGSHHQTDLAPYDVGMLGSPSHLVEYPSGAGFGKLTQRWEGSDHGMPNLEHRPISDDRNVGSSPTGNKRKRMPESHTIDSPSQLDSIQKDVPHAATESSKERDEKKQKSEQNPSASTRKLTSKQARDHSKNGDSPNEDYIHVRARRGQATNSHSLAERVRREKISERMKFLQDLVPGCNKITGKAVMLDEIINYVQSLQRQVEFLSMKLAAVNPELNFNIERILSKEILYSQGGGSAVLGFCHGMNTSHPDLNAPIQGAIQSEMGICSIENSRNMLKATNSQFSAMAQIPNVWDGELQGIVQMGFGFNIPPDSHELHGRMKAEL; this is encoded by the exons ATGACGATGAACTCGGATTCGTTCTTTGTTACCAGCTGGGATCCGATTGTTTCGATGGTGGAGGATATTGGTTGTAAAGGGTCAATGGGTTCTCATCATCAGACAGATCTGGCTCCTTATGATGTTGGTATGCTTGGAAGCCCCTCTCACCTTGTTGAGTATCCATCTGGTGCTGGTTTCGGGAAGCTAACTCAAAGATGGGAGGGTTCTGATCATGGCATGCCCAACCTAGAGCACCGCCCAATTTCAGATGACAGGAATGTGGGGTCGTCGCCTACTGGGAATAAGAGAAAAAGGATGCCTGAGAGTCACACAATCGACTCCCCTTCTCAACTCGACAGCATTCAG AAAGATGTTCCACATGCTGCAACTGAAAGTTCGAAAGAGAGAGACGAAAAGAAACAGAAGAGTGAACAGAATCCAAGCGCAAGCACACGGAAGCTGACCTCAAAACAAGCCAGGGACCATTCCAAGAACGGGGATTCTCCAAACGAAGATTATATTCATGTGAGGGCCAGGCGAGGCCAGGCAACCAATAGCCACAGCCTTGCAGAAAGA GTGAGAAGAGAAAAGATTAGTGAGCGAATGAAATTTCTTCAAGACCTTGTTCCGGGATGCAATAAG ATTACTGGCAAGGCAGTGATGCTTGATGAGATTATTAACTACGTCCAATCACTGCAACGGCAGGTTGAG TTTCTGTCAATGAAGCTTGCCGCAGTCAACCCGGAATTGAACTTCAACATAGAAAGGATTCTCTCAAAAGAA ATTCTCTATTCGCAAGGTGGTGGATCTGCTGTTCTTGGATTTTGCCATGGAATGAATACCTCCCACCCTGATTTGAATGCACCAATCCAAGGGGCCATACAATCAGAAATGGGAATCTGCAGTATCGAGAATTCAAGAAACATGCTGAAAGCGACCAACTCCCAGTTTTCTGCCATGGCTCAA ATACCAAATGTATGGGATGGTGAGCTTCAAGGCATTGTTCAGATGGGCTTCGGCTTCAACATTCCTCCTGACAGTCATGAACTGCATG GTCGCATGAAGGCGGAGCTTTGA